Sequence from the Cloacibacillus sp. genome:
TATCGCACATCAGCTCGGAATGTGCAACTGAAAATGGATGAAGTTTTTGCAGAGCGCGTGATCCCTGCGAACGACAAGGTGCGGCTATTAGACGAAATGATCGAGGAATTAGACTTGAGCCCGATCATGAGAGCACGGAAACGGCGCAGTCGGGAAGAACGGACAAGCGACATGGCGATGTTCAAGGTAATCGTATATGCAGCGATGGAGCGGAAGTATTCGAGCCGCCCGATCGAAGAAGCGTGCTT
This genomic interval carries:
- a CDS encoding transposase — encoded protein: MKNNFTEGNYRTSARNVQLKMDEVFAERVIPANDKVRLLDEMIEELDLSPIMRARKRRSREERTSDMAMFKVIVYAAMERKYSSRPIEEACLRDINYIWLLNGEPAPGYRSICRFRSDVLSECAEEIFYEFVHKLKA